Proteins encoded in a region of the Elaeis guineensis isolate ETL-2024a chromosome 7, EG11, whole genome shotgun sequence genome:
- the LOC105032201 gene encoding LOW QUALITY PROTEIN: rac-like GTP-binding protein RAC13 (The sequence of the model RefSeq protein was modified relative to this genomic sequence to represent the inferred CDS: inserted 1 base in 1 codon; substituted 1 base at 1 genomic stop codon), protein MMSTARFIKCVTVGDGAVGKTCMLICYTSNTFPTDYVPTVFDNFSANVVVDGSTVNLGLWDTAGQEDYNRLRPLSYRGADVFLLAFSLISKASYENIYKKWIPELRHYAPNVPIVLVGTKLDLRDDKQFLIDHPGATPITTAQESISNENSXYYRVPFSSCXNILQNIFGFWKQGEELKRMIGAAGYIECSSKTQQNVKAVFDAAIKVVLFPPKPKRKRRKRRTCFIL, encoded by the exons ATGATGAGCACGGCGAGGTTCATCAAGTGCGTGACGGTCGGCGATGGAGCTGTGGGGAAGACGTGCATGCTCATCTGCTATACCAGCAACACCTTCCCGACG GATTACGTTCCGACCGTGTTCGACAACTTCAGCGCAAATGTGGTGGTGGATGGGAGTACAGTGAACCTTGGGCTATGGGACACTGCAG GGCAGGAGGACTACAATAGGCTAAGACCTCTCAGTTACAGAGGGGCTGATGTGTTCTTGTTAgctttctctctcattagtaaGGCCAGCTATGAGAATATTTACAAAAAG TGGATCCCTGAATTAAGGCATTACGCTCCCAATGTGCCAATTGTGCTTGTGGGAACTAAACTTG ATTTACGTGATGACAAGCAGTTTCTTATTGATCACCCTGGTGCCACACCAATTACAACTGCACAGGAAAGTATTTCCAATGAGAATAGCTAATATTATCGAGTTCCTTTCTCAAGCT ATAATATTTTACAAAACATATTCGGTTTTTGGAAACAGGGAGAAGAGCTAAAAAGGATGATAGGTGCAGCTGGTTATATAGAATGTAGTTCCAAGACTCAACAG AATGTGAAAGCGGTGTTTGATGCTGCAATTAAGGTGGTCCTATTTCCCCCAAAGcccaagagaaagagaagaaagcgaAGGACTTGCTTTATTTTATAA
- the LOC105032200 gene encoding homogentisate 1,2-dioxygenase isoform X3 encodes MDSYRLLNELEQRYPRVYLTCPDKPEPTSGGAGLWITTECGKLQVSPGEIVVLPGFCFAIKLSDCRSHGYVTKVFGIHFQLPELGPIGIALMSVSLCQWSDFSKGLSCSHSLV; translated from the exons ATGGACAGCTACCGGCTTCTAAATGAGTTAGAGCAG CGTTACCCGAGAGTCTATTTGACATGTCCAGATAAACCCGAACCAACTTCTGGTGGAGCTG GGTTGTGGATCACAACTGAATGTGGAAAGTTGCAGGTATCTCCTGGTGAAATTGTAGTTCTCCCGGGATTTTGTTTTGCTATCAAGTTGTCTGACTGCCGATCACATGGTTATGTTACCAAAGTTTTTGGCATCCATTTTCAACTTCCTGAGCTTGGCCCGATTGGTATAGCTTTGATGTCCGTATCACT GTGCCAATGGTCTGACTTCTCCAAGGGACTTTCTTGTTCCCACAGCTTGGTTTGA
- the LOC105032200 gene encoding homogentisate 1,2-dioxygenase isoform X2 — translation MCRTRWFGVVWPIMGAIVVLHMHTQKLSSECRFYNTFYVIKAGLWITTECGKLQVSPGEIVVLPGFCFAIKLSDCRSHGYVTKVFGIHFQLPELGPIGIALMCQWSDFSKGLSCSHSLV, via the exons ATGTGCCGAACCAGGTGGTTCGGGGTGGTATGGCCAATCATGGGTGCAATTGTTGTTCTTCACATGCATACACAGAAACTTTCAAGTGAATGTCGTTTTTACAATACTTTCTATGTCATTAAAGCGG GGTTGTGGATCACAACTGAATGTGGAAAGTTGCAGGTATCTCCTGGTGAAATTGTAGTTCTCCCGGGATTTTGTTTTGCTATCAAGTTGTCTGACTGCCGATCACATGGTTATGTTACCAAAGTTTTTGGCATCCATTTTCAACTTCCTGAGCTTGGCCCGATTGGTATAGCTTTGAT GTGCCAATGGTCTGACTTCTCCAAGGGACTTTCTTGTTCCCACAGCTTGGTTTGA
- the LOC105032200 gene encoding homogentisate 1,2-dioxygenase isoform X1 has product MCRTRWFGVVWPIMGAIVVLHMHTQKLSSECRFYNTFYVIKAGLWITTECGKLQVSPGEIVVLPGFCFAIKLSDCRSHGYVTKVFGIHFQLPELGPIGIALMSVSLCQWSDFSKGLSCSHSLV; this is encoded by the exons ATGTGCCGAACCAGGTGGTTCGGGGTGGTATGGCCAATCATGGGTGCAATTGTTGTTCTTCACATGCATACACAGAAACTTTCAAGTGAATGTCGTTTTTACAATACTTTCTATGTCATTAAAGCGG GGTTGTGGATCACAACTGAATGTGGAAAGTTGCAGGTATCTCCTGGTGAAATTGTAGTTCTCCCGGGATTTTGTTTTGCTATCAAGTTGTCTGACTGCCGATCACATGGTTATGTTACCAAAGTTTTTGGCATCCATTTTCAACTTCCTGAGCTTGGCCCGATTGGTATAGCTTTGATGTCCGTATCACT GTGCCAATGGTCTGACTTCTCCAAGGGACTTTCTTGTTCCCACAGCTTGGTTTGA
- the LOC105032230 gene encoding uncharacterized protein produces MQRNISHPPQPLPPPPGPAPAPVAGAGAGAGHGGHQACAACKHQRKKCTGNCELASYFPAERTREFGLVHKVFGISNLTKMLKAIDSIPDRELAVETLTWEAEWRNIDPSVGCYNEVMRLKHENAVLRDVIRRCGNCSRLRLPPPYHPPLPPPKRHPANGDHHNNGGGNLMHDNEGINNNNGNIENLINNGAVVAMVPQQMINHPVNHGNLINGNRDHLSPMYMPPLENGNGGQRNIGHGALYLPNHIRRT; encoded by the coding sequence ATGCAGAGAAATATCTCCCATCCTCCCCAGCCCCTGCCTCCTCCCCCGGGCCCGGCACCGGCGCCTGTCGCCGGCGCCGGCGCCGGCGCAGGCCACGGCGGCCACCAGGCGTGCGCGGCGTGCAAGCACCAGCGGAAGAAGTGCACCGGGAACTGCGAGCTGGCCTCCTACTTCCCTGCTGAGAGGACGCGGGAGTTCGGCCTGGTGCACAAGGTCTTCGGGATCAGCAACCTCACCAAGATGCTGAAGGCCATCGACAGCATCCCCGACCGGGAGCTCGCCGTCGAGACCTTGACGTGGGAGGCGGAGTGGAGAAATATCGACCCCTCCGTGGGCTGCTACAACGAGGTCATGCGACTAAAGCATGAGAACGCCGTGCTCCGCGACGTGATCAGAAGGTGCGGCAACTGCAGCCGTCTGCGCCTGCCGCCGCCTTACCATCCGCCGCTTCCACCGCCGAAGCGGCACCCGGCTAACGGCGACCACCACAACAATGGCGGTGGTAACTTGATGCATGACAATGAGGGCATCAATAACAACAACGGCAACATCGAAAATTTGATCAACAATGGCGCCGTCGTCGCAATGGTACCTCAGCAGATGATCAACCATCCTGTTAACCATGGAAATTTGATCAATGGTAATCGTGATCACCTTTCTCCTATGTATATGCCTCCGCTGGAGAATGGAAATGGAGGACAGAGGAACATTGGTCACGGTGCACTCTATCTTCCAAACCACATTAGACGAACATAG